The DNA window CTGCAGAAGCTGGCTGCTGCCATGAGATATCGCAAGCGGGATGCTGGGGGCAAGGAGGAGGCCAAGACGCCGGTGAAGGAGCCCTGTAGGTGCGGCCAGGATGCCAAGCAGGAGGAGCGCCAGGAGGCGTGCACCTGCATCCTGCGGGATCAGCGGAGTCGCAGTGCCAAGTCGCACTCGCCCGTCTTCAGCTACAAGGCTCTCAAGGAGCGCAGCAAATCGGTGCCGCGCATCGGGGGCTTCAgcctggaggaggaggcggaaaGGGAGCGGGAACAGGACGAGGACAGTGCCGCCTCCCTGAGGGGCAGCAAGCCCGATCTCAGCGAGCGCAAGACCAAGGGCAAGGGCTTCTTCGAGGTGAAGCAGTACAACCACAAGACCATGCCCAAGAAGATAGCCACCCTGAAGAAGCAGCGAAGCAGCAACACCAAGAGCTGCTCCAGGTTCTACATGGATCTCAGCGAGTTCGATAGCAGCAGTACGACTGTGCTGAAGATTACCGAATCCACGGAGGAACTGCGTCCAGGCGGGGAAATCGAACTGGCCCAAGAGGCCTCCACGCTCGATGAGAATGACTCCCCGGCGGATCAGTATTACAGTCAGGAGCAGCAGACGGATCCACTGTCTCCGGCGGAGAAGTCCAAGCGGGATGCTCAGATCGTGTTGGACTTGCTCAAGAACACCAAGGAGTTCGAGAGGATCTACAACAAGCAGCAGAAGAGACGAGAAAGTCCTGTGAGTCCCGTGAGTCCCGACATAAGTCGTGGACCCATCCTGCCGCCGCCACGCCCTCCCTCGAGATCTCCTCCGCCTCTAGAAGtggaggagcagcagaaaAAGAAACGCGGAGAGGAGGCGGATTCGGTGGGTGAGGAGCCCATTTACGACACCCTGCTGCGCAATGTGCACGTGCCTTACAAATTCTCACCGGTCATGGGACGCGCCAAGTCCTCGCAGCTGCTGAAGAAGCGTTCCAAGGCTGCTCCAGCAGCCCCGCGCCCGGAATCGGACTATGTGACCCTGGTCTACTCGCCCGAAGGAGTGCTGCAACGTGTGGGCGAGGAGTCAGTCCAGCGGGATagctgcagctcctcctccacctcgACCTCCTCAACGGGTTCCGGGTCCACCCTAAAAAGAGACAGCCAGAGCACGGTGATCAATCTGTCGATGGAGGCGGGGCAGGAGCACGGATCGCGGCTGCCCAAGAACTCGGTTTCGGGATCGGAGAGCTCGCTGCTGCCGCGTGCCCTGAAGTCCATCGACAACCTGAGCCTGGCCTTTGGCCGCTCCAATCGACCGCCGGAGCGCAGGGTCTCCGATGTGAGCGAGATGTGCCGCCAGAGCGTTCTGCACCGCCAGGGCAGCGAGGCGGTGGGTGAGCGCATGGCCCATGTGGACTACGCAGATCCCAAGACCCTATTCGGAATGGGTGTTCTCAACCACTCGGAGCGGGACTCGGTATTCTCGCtgacctcctcctccagcgACAGCATGTGCGAGCAGCAGCGCAAGAGATCCGGCGTGGATCCTCCATCCGCCACGTTTGAGTACGAGCAGCAGGTGGAGGACAGTCTGGAGAATGACTTCCGAGACTCGGCCATCTACAGTGACGACAACGAGAAGCGTTCCGGGGACTACGACGTCCATTTGCGTCGGCCCAGCAgtccgcctccgccgccaccTCCTCTGGGACCACGTCCTGATCAGCCACCCCAGATTGCCCCCAAGCCCTCCAGGGACCAGCTCATCCAGCAGCGGTCGGGCGTCATCGTCTGCCAGTCAGCCTCCCGAAGCTGGGTCCTTCAGCAGATCGAGAACTTCAACAAGTAGGGTCTTTGTGGCCCCCATGAGACCCGCCGTTGTAAACGACCCATTGCCATAAACACAATTCCTTTGTAATTTCTACATGTACATAGTTACGGGTGTTCAATACACACCTCGTATGCAATGCTAATCTTAGATACCGTTAGTCGACTGTTTTATATTTAGAGCTTAGTTGCTTAACCGCAGAGTCATTTAATAAAGTTCGTAATCACTTTGAAAATTAAaggtttttcaattaaaagctttttctgttttcgaggtccgaaaaaaggaaaaataagtAGGTGTCCTTGGAACTTTTACTGAAGcgaattttaaagattttctgGCCGCCAAGAACGACCAAAGGTTAAACTAATTTTGTAAGCAATTtgtatatcttaaaaaaatcgAGTTTTGGCGCCAAAGGACCATATCGATAAATTTATCGATAAAAGAGCCCTCTACATAACAAGTTTTACATTATGTTCGCTCAGCACCAAAGCTAGATGGCGCCACTGCTGTAGCTGGTCTATATGCCCAGTAGATGGCGCACTGTAACTCTAGAAGTGTAAGAATACGATTCAAAAATATTGCACGATTATGTTGTAAAttgatatataatataataacagCCTCTGCGAGGGCTTAACATTTCTTGGAAGGAAAAAGGCATAAAAAAACCAATCACCATAAAACCAATTCTAATTCCGAATTTTACTAATAAACCCTTTTGCGCTACAACCCACGGACAGACCTTTGTGATGAGAAATGAGTATCAATAATATAAGGCAGGCCTAAAGGAAAACTTCAAAACAACAGCTGTGGCTGATAGCTTTCCTTTCAAGCAAATATACATAGTAAGGACTCCAGATTGTCCACTAGAGACCTCGACGAGATGGCTAATCCCTTCCGCTGGTGTCTCGTGTCGCAGGACTGTGTGCTGCAGGTCAACGTGGTCCTGGTGGTGGTGGGCCTGATCATCCTGCTGGACGTGTTCAGCCACCTCTATCTGAAGACGGTAATGTTCCCCGGGCTGCGCGTCTACCCAGTGTCCCTGCGCACCTGGCTCTTCTGGGTGCGCTTCATGACCATGGTTTCCTACGTCCTCAACGCGTGTCTGGGAATCCGAATGGCCCGGCATCCAAACATCTTTATGTTCGCCGGCTACATGCTGGTCGGCTGCGTGGTGTTGCTGTACACTTTCAGCATTGCGGTGACGCGCTTCATGTACCCCCGCAGGTTCAAGTTCTACGTCCAAATGCTGGTCAACCAGATGTGGATAAAGGACACTCTGGGTAAGGTCGAGGTGGAGTTCGGATGCTGCGGTAGGACCAGCGCGGCCGACTACCTGAAGGGCTCGACCAACCGCACCTGGGCCAGTGGCTCCTGCTGCGGGGAGCACAACTGCCCCGGGTGCACATCGAAGCTCACCGATTACTTGTGGACCGTCGAGATGGACGTGGCGCGGGACAACATCATCGTGTCCCTGTTCCTGTTCGTGGCGTTGGCCATAGTGGCAGTGCACTACTCTCGAGTGAAATTTCAGGAGGACTCCTACGACTCGGACGACTCTGAGGAGACCTCTTCAATGCCCCCAGCGACCTGAGCACAATACACACAGTCTTAATGACTTTAATTCCAGAATAATTCGTTTGCCAGACAGTTTTTCGCGATTCACAAAGTTGAAGGTCAGCGGAGCCCACACATTCCCCAACCAAAGCTTTTAAAAACCGAATTTGTTCCAATTTTCTTACATTTGTTCTCGGACAACACTAATTAGTGACTTCCGGAGGTCGCAAACATCTTCCGTGATATCACATTTGAATTGCGGAAATGACTTCTGGCAGGAAAAAATCAAACACTTCCGCAATGCTTTTTTTGTCACGTATACATGATTTTAAGGAGTGACTTCGAGGACACTCTTGAAAGTCACGCAGAAAATATGTGAAAGAGCCTTTTCCCAAGGGAATCTATTCTTTTATACTCTTTAAACAATAAACCAGTCTTCAATGTCTTCCCTCCTCTTCTGCCGAGTGACATcagattattattataatttgaacTCATTTGAATGGTAATCGGGTTACCTGTTTAATGGTCTGATTGACAATCACTCGCCcgataattattaaaaatgcgatttataatttaaatgccggGGCGGTGGGCGACAAGATGGGCTGGAAAAGATCCATGACATAATCCACTTATACGGTACGGAATATTTTCGGGAAATAGCCGGCCGTGCAGCAGCCGCTTTTCACTGATTATGCAAACGCTGACCAATTCTCTGGAGGCTCTGCCATTGAACAATGGTGAAAATCAGGCCGTCGGCCATTGGCGACCGTCAACGTAATCTGCtggaaaattaaatgcaaaaccGTGTGCTCCCACAACCAGTACAAACACACATAGCCCGTGTGTGTCCTCCTCCATTACGGCAGACAAAAAAATCCACGTAAATTCAGTTTTGCATAATTCATGGTTCGAATGGCCGACTGATATTTACTCGTCCCCCGCTCGGAGCCACAGCCattcaaacagttttaacCCATCAACGCATTCGGTTTCGGTAGAGTCCGGAGTTGGCAGGACCCAAAGCCCGGGTTCCTGGCCAGAACCATGCTGGATGTCCTTGGCAGTGGCGTGCATTTGATGGCGCAGCACTCACAGGATGCACAGGATGCAGCCGGAGCTGGAGCCACAAGGCCATGCCAGGTTCACAGTCCATTTCACGGCGGGGCAAGGTCAAAAGTCTGGCCCAGAGACCCACTCTATTGGACGCACAGAGTCGTTCTATCGTTTCCCCGTGGGGTTTTCCAGGGAAAAGGGTGGCAAAGCGGTTTCACTTTTGGCCCACAGCATTTTGCCAATCGTGAGCTGACTGCACTATGCCCTAACCCCTCTGGCGTAAAGGTCGCTTTCACTTTCCCTCCCTGCCACTGGCATCGCTGGCAGAAAGCTTACCTGCTCGCCTCCTGCTGGAGCAAGGAAAACACACAGCCCGACACAcagaatttcaatttctttGACACGTTCTTGTTGGTGTTCGTTTGCAAAACGCTCAACAAGTGCCACGATGCTGAGCAGTTGAGCCCCAGTATCTATAACGGCCTGACATGGCTAGATGCACTCGAAAAAAATCTGGATGCATGTCCTActattttaatatgttcatAAATTCATtgcttat is part of the Drosophila biarmipes strain raj3 chromosome 2R, RU_DBia_V1.1, whole genome shotgun sequence genome and encodes:
- the LOC108029992 gene encoding uncharacterized protein LOC108029992 — its product is MANPFRWCLVSQDCVLQVNVVLVVVGLIILLDVFSHLYLKTVMFPGLRVYPVSLRTWLFWVRFMTMVSYVLNACLGIRMARHPNIFMFAGYMLVGCVVLLYTFSIAVTRFMYPRRFKFYVQMLVNQMWIKDTLGKVEVEFGCCGRTSAADYLKGSTNRTWASGSCCGEHNCPGCTSKLTDYLWTVEMDVARDNIIVSLFLFVALAIVAVHYSRVKFQEDSYDSDDSEETSSMPPAT